One stretch of Leptospira mtsangambouensis DNA includes these proteins:
- a CDS encoding response regulator transcription factor produces the protein MKKQVYIVDDHPLVVDALQNLIAKSEDLECIGSADNIEKSFNDIEKLQPSLVLIDIQLKQNQNGLQLLKRLRTTFPNIAVIIISMLTDDTFVDRAFKLGAMGYVFKEDTTTQIVEAIHTVLKGDYFVSSSQATRLLGHLYRASQKDEKDPIDRLSNRELEVFLMIGEGMPVKEIAANMGLAPSTIETLRSRIKSKLSITENEKLIRVAVEWKYTQAKTDIVVS, from the coding sequence ATGAAGAAACAAGTCTATATCGTTGATGACCACCCTCTTGTAGTAGATGCACTACAAAACCTAATTGCTAAATCGGAAGATTTAGAGTGCATCGGGAGTGCGGATAACATTGAAAAATCATTTAATGATATAGAAAAACTGCAACCAAGTTTGGTGTTAATTGATATTCAACTCAAACAAAACCAGAATGGTTTGCAGTTACTCAAACGTCTTAGAACAACTTTTCCTAATATTGCCGTCATCATCATCAGTATGTTGACGGATGATACCTTTGTGGATCGTGCTTTTAAACTCGGTGCTATGGGTTATGTTTTCAAAGAAGACACTACCACACAAATCGTAGAAGCCATCCACACTGTGCTGAAGGGAGATTATTTTGTGAGTTCTTCCCAAGCCACTCGTCTGCTCGGACATTTGTACAGAGCTTCCCAAAAAGACGAAAAAGATCCTATCGACAGATTGTCCAATCGTGAATTGGAAGTGTTTCTCATGATAGGAGAAGGGATGCCGGTCAAAGAAATTGCTGCCAATATGGGTCTTGCCCCTTCCACTATTGAAACTTTACGTTCACGTATAAAATCCAAACTCAGCATCACTGAAAACGAAAAACTAATTCGTGTGGCTGTGGAATGGAAATACACGCAAGCTAAAACGGATATCGTCGTTTCTTAA
- a CDS encoding NAD(P)-dependent oxidoreductase produces MKITLIGATGFIGSKTLEETLNKGYQVTAVLRDPSKLKVEHPNLKKIQGDIFDTDGLAKIISGSDAVLDSYNPGWTDPNIRENMINGSLSILGATKKAGVKRIIVMGGAGSLEVQPGVQLIDTPEFPKEYFAGADGARQILNHLRSENELEWTFLSPSAVIEPEGTKTGKYRFSKESLLVDANGHSHISLADLVKAFVDELEERKYVKQRFTVGY; encoded by the coding sequence ATGAAAATTACATTAATTGGAGCAACAGGTTTTATTGGAAGTAAAACTCTAGAAGAAACTTTAAACAAAGGATATCAGGTTACGGCTGTCTTGCGAGATCCTTCTAAATTAAAAGTGGAACATCCAAACTTAAAAAAAATCCAAGGAGATATTTTTGACACGGATGGATTGGCAAAAATCATTTCCGGTTCAGATGCTGTTTTGGATTCTTATAACCCTGGTTGGACAGACCCCAATATTCGAGAAAATATGATCAATGGATCTTTATCCATTCTAGGTGCCACAAAAAAAGCAGGCGTCAAACGGATCATTGTTATGGGTGGAGCAGGATCTTTGGAAGTGCAACCTGGAGTGCAGCTGATTGACACACCAGAGTTTCCAAAAGAATATTTTGCGGGTGCTGATGGTGCAAGGCAGATACTAAACCACTTACGATCAGAAAACGAATTGGAATGGACCTTCCTTTCTCCTTCTGCTGTTATCGAACCAGAAGGAACAAAAACAGGTAAGTATCGTTTTTCAAAAGAATCCCTTCTTGTTGATGCTAATGGACATAGCCATATCTCACTGGCTGACTTAGTAAAAGCCTTTGTAGATGAACTCGAAGAAAGAAAATATGTAAAACAAAGATTTACTGTTGGTTATTAA
- a CDS encoding DUF1554 domain-containing protein, producing the protein MQKLKYLSNSFFTVNLIIISLTCLTLISCEENKTDNTAAVSALALVSNNSSSTSSTTSATNTSVGPCSTTGPCKIFVTANTFPALNTNLGISGLDNYCNNASDKPSGGGTYKALVTDGANRIACTTANCSGGPSEHTGWVLKANKEYRRSNGTTVIGTTNANGIFTFPLTNSISNAIPFTNMTATGLNANWTSNGNHCSQWTGTGSFAMATYDSTSSDAIYAAGTAGCTNTAAIICVEQ; encoded by the coding sequence TTGCAAAAACTGAAATACTTATCAAATTCCTTTTTTACAGTTAATTTAATCATTATTAGCCTAACCTGTTTAACACTCATCTCTTGTGAAGAAAATAAGACCGACAATACGGCTGCAGTCAGTGCTCTTGCACTCGTGTCAAATAACAGCAGTTCTACTTCTTCTACTACAAGTGCAACAAATACTTCTGTTGGCCCTTGCTCCACAACTGGTCCATGCAAAATATTTGTCACAGCCAATACTTTTCCTGCCTTGAATACGAATTTAGGAATCAGTGGATTAGATAATTATTGTAATAACGCCTCTGATAAACCTTCTGGTGGTGGGACTTACAAAGCTCTTGTCACAGATGGAGCCAATCGAATTGCTTGTACAACTGCAAATTGCTCTGGGGGACCTTCCGAACATACTGGATGGGTGTTAAAGGCAAATAAAGAATATAGGCGATCCAATGGAACCACGGTGATTGGCACAACCAATGCCAATGGCATCTTTACCTTTCCTTTGACAAATTCAATTAGCAATGCAATTCCTTTTACAAATATGACAGCAACAGGACTGAATGCAAATTGGACTAGTAATGGTAATCATTGTTCACAATGGACGGGGACTGGTAGTTTCGCAATGGCAACATATGACAGTACATCATCTGATGCAATCTATGCTGCTGGAACCGCTGGATGTACGAATACTGCGGCTATCATCTGTGTAGAACAATAA
- a CDS encoding NAD(P) transhydrogenase subunit alpha: protein MEIFVTAVTIFVLAIFVGFEIITKIPPILHTPLMSGSNAISGITLIGALYAAGIQESNITKILGLLSVIFATINVVGGFLVTHRMLGMFKKKDAPK from the coding sequence ATGGAAATATTTGTTACAGCCGTCACGATTTTCGTCCTCGCGATCTTCGTGGGATTTGAAATCATCACAAAAATCCCCCCCATCCTCCACACCCCTCTTATGTCGGGTTCCAACGCCATTTCCGGCATTACCTTGATTGGTGCGCTTTATGCAGCCGGAATCCAAGAGAGCAATATCACAAAAATTTTGGGCTTACTCTCTGTTATTTTTGCTACGATCAACGTAGTAGGTGGGTTTCTTGTGACTCATAGAATGCTCGGAATGTTTAAGAAAAAGGACGCACCTAAATAA
- a CDS encoding Rrf2 family transcriptional regulator: MSIPSRYSVAIHILTILEMDGEVSSEEIAGSVGTNPAIIRLLLGKLKKAGIINARRGIKGSSLSKPAREINLLEIYKATEKEENLFLLHEHPNPNCPIGKNIQFALTGILDEAQKAMEDKLSKYNLSDVSSEIRQRTLSKKTGSYKKRA; the protein is encoded by the coding sequence ATGTCCATCCCTAGCCGATATTCTGTTGCCATCCATATTTTAACCATTTTGGAAATGGATGGAGAAGTATCTTCAGAGGAGATTGCGGGATCTGTGGGCACTAATCCCGCAATCATTCGTTTGTTACTCGGAAAACTAAAAAAAGCAGGCATCATCAATGCGCGCAGGGGAATCAAAGGTTCTTCTTTGTCGAAACCTGCCAGGGAGATCAACCTACTTGAAATTTATAAAGCAACAGAAAAAGAAGAAAACTTGTTCCTTTTGCATGAACATCCCAATCCGAATTGCCCTATTGGAAAAAATATTCAGTTTGCACTAACTGGAATTTTAGACGAAGCGCAAAAAGCCATGGAAGATAAACTTTCAAAATACAATTTATCGGATGTTAGTTCGGAAATACGCCAAAGGACACTATCCAAAAAAACAGGATCTTATAAAAAACGAGCGTAG
- a CDS encoding MBOAT family O-acyltransferase → MLFNSLVFVLFFVVLYTVYWQLNSRFQKLTILLGSLIFYGYWDVFFLVHFLLIVFINFLFYHFSNYQFNKTKITLVVVFNMLNLVFFKYFYFLINIVTDIFGFQQIAEVTTKLPNIILPLAISFYTFQILAFQIDVYRGKILSKVSLEDFTIFIMFFPQLIAGPIMRHTDFFKQLHSKKRFLELPYNAGAYLILLGVLKKVIIADNISPIIEPFFSHPENFDTFSALVSTYGFAIQIYCDFSGYCDIARGLALLLGYDIPVNFNAPYFSTSLKEFWQRWHITLSQWLRDYLYIALGGNRFGNFRTYSNLLITMILGGLWHGANYTFLVWGALHGLYLIVERVITNNKPDTQNVVIQVFKGLVVFHLVCLAWVFFRIEHIRDIQSIYENLFSQSGTKLPETPKLFRLIAVGFLLHTYEYFQTRFSLKFEYRKLLLPGLALLCGVLVLTLASNSAQFIYFQF, encoded by the coding sequence GTGTTATTTAATTCATTAGTATTCGTTCTCTTTTTTGTTGTTTTATACACTGTTTATTGGCAGCTAAATTCCAGATTTCAGAAACTAACAATTCTTCTGGGTTCTTTGATATTTTACGGATACTGGGATGTATTCTTTTTAGTTCACTTCCTGCTTATCGTTTTCATAAACTTTTTATTTTATCATTTCTCTAACTACCAGTTTAACAAAACAAAAATAACACTCGTTGTAGTTTTTAATATGTTGAATTTAGTGTTTTTTAAATACTTCTATTTCCTAATCAACATAGTAACCGATATTTTTGGATTCCAACAAATTGCAGAAGTAACAACAAAACTTCCCAACATCATCCTTCCACTTGCCATTAGTTTTTACACATTTCAAATTTTGGCATTTCAAATCGATGTTTATAGAGGAAAAATTTTATCCAAAGTATCCTTAGAAGATTTTACAATCTTTATCATGTTTTTCCCGCAATTGATTGCGGGACCAATTATGAGACATACAGATTTCTTCAAACAGTTACATAGTAAAAAAAGATTTCTTGAATTGCCCTATAATGCAGGTGCATATCTAATTTTATTAGGAGTTCTCAAAAAAGTTATCATTGCAGATAATATTTCTCCGATCATTGAACCCTTTTTTAGTCATCCGGAAAATTTTGATACATTTAGTGCATTAGTATCTACTTATGGTTTTGCCATTCAAATTTATTGTGACTTTTCTGGTTATTGTGACATCGCTAGAGGTTTGGCATTGTTATTAGGATATGACATTCCTGTAAACTTCAACGCACCTTATTTCTCAACCTCTTTAAAAGAATTTTGGCAAAGATGGCATATCACACTTTCTCAATGGTTGCGAGATTATTTATACATTGCATTAGGTGGAAATCGATTTGGAAACTTTAGAACTTATTCTAATTTACTTATTACGATGATTCTTGGTGGTCTATGGCATGGTGCAAATTATACCTTCCTAGTTTGGGGCGCCTTACATGGACTTTATTTAATTGTGGAAAGAGTGATTACCAACAATAAACCAGATACACAAAATGTTGTGATTCAAGTTTTCAAAGGGTTAGTTGTTTTCCATCTTGTTTGTTTAGCATGGGTGTTTTTTAGAATCGAACACATTCGAGACATTCAATCAATCTATGAAAACTTGTTTTCTCAGTCTGGAACTAAATTACCTGAAACTCCAAAGTTATTTAGGCTAATTGCAGTTGGATTTCTGTTACATACATACGAATACTTTCAAACTCGTTTTAGTTTAAAATTTGAATATAGAAAGTTATTATTACCTGGTCTGGCACTATTGTGCGGTGTATTGGTTTTAACTTTAGCATCCAATTCAGCACAGTTCATTTATTTTCAATTTTAG
- a CDS encoding tetratricopeptide repeat protein yields MKAKIQILFFGFLLLLFTNSIFAQTEDKETIEINAKIELEKVSRNIINALRYGRFLLADTEWRKIQSDVYKSYPEYDYLNGSLLYSRMEWQEAKESLNKALKKEPNHEAASFLLGMIYAQEDSWAEAKDTWMETNQISPYNPFYHYNLGLAYFILKDYNNAIVSLNKSLEYKANYNEAKLILAKTYLELNETEKAKVELSTILEQDPKHIQASHLMGRVVYLLEKDPKKSLTYLKNQRVLGWREKKIYARCYFEIRKWRDAENLLRPIAYSPFADEYDQSFYLNLLLNLGYDERANDFFHFIQKQSQNESKIAEAYRMLLSSREGKDLLYHYFKLRY; encoded by the coding sequence ATGAAAGCTAAAATACAAATTCTATTTTTCGGTTTTCTTCTTTTACTTTTTACAAATTCTATTTTTGCTCAAACCGAAGACAAAGAAACCATAGAAATCAATGCAAAGATCGAATTGGAAAAAGTCAGTCGCAATATCATCAATGCACTTCGTTATGGAAGATTTCTTTTAGCGGATACTGAATGGAGAAAAATCCAATCCGATGTTTATAAATCCTATCCTGAGTATGATTATTTAAACGGAAGTTTGTTATACTCAAGAATGGAATGGCAAGAGGCAAAAGAAAGTTTAAACAAAGCTCTTAAAAAAGAACCAAACCATGAAGCAGCAAGTTTTTTACTCGGTATGATTTATGCTCAGGAAGATAGTTGGGCCGAGGCAAAAGATACTTGGATGGAAACCAATCAAATTTCCCCATACAATCCATTTTATCATTACAACTTAGGTCTTGCCTACTTTATACTAAAAGATTACAACAATGCAATTGTTTCCTTAAACAAATCTTTAGAATACAAAGCAAACTACAATGAAGCAAAACTCATTTTAGCAAAAACTTATTTAGAACTAAATGAAACGGAAAAAGCTAAAGTGGAACTTTCCACCATTTTGGAACAAGATCCCAAACACATCCAAGCATCCCATTTAATGGGCCGCGTTGTATATTTACTCGAAAAAGATCCGAAAAAATCTCTCACTTATTTAAAAAACCAAAGAGTCCTTGGATGGAGAGAAAAAAAGATATATGCACGATGTTACTTTGAAATTCGTAAATGGAGAGATGCGGAAAACCTACTTCGACCAATCGCCTACTCACCGTTTGCCGATGAATATGACCAAAGTTTTTATTTAAATCTACTTTTGAATTTAGGATACGATGAAAGAGCAAATGACTTCTTTCATTTCATCCAAAAACAATCACAAAACGAATCTAAAATTGCAGAAGCTTACAGAATGTTACTCTCTTCCCGCGAGGGAAAAGACTTACTGTATCACTATTTTAAACTTAGATATTGA
- a CDS encoding NAD(P)(+) transhydrogenase (Re/Si-specific) subunit beta, with protein MELVSILNLSYLVASILFIVGIKQLAHPKTASRGNLLGALGMLIAVVATLFDQAILTYDWILVGVLIGSLIGIILAIKIQMTAMPQLVAVLNGFGGIASVFVAGAALQLSIPKYAFAVNYQEIVSIVFSAIVGGITFSGSFIAFGKLQGFITEKAVRYPGDQLVKILVGLTAVGLGVYGCLEPTDESIYWILSGVSLLLGVFLVIPIGGADMPVVISLLNSYSGIAASATGFVLNNNVLIISGSLVGASGIILTQIMCKAMNRSLTNVLFGGFGAVATEMKDDGDFYSGKVKSTSAEEVAMLLDVARSVVIVPGYGMAVAQAQHTVRDLYQLLTARGIDVTFAIHPVAGRMPGHMNVLLAEADIPYDRLKEMDEINSTFENVDVVIVNGANDVTNPLAKTDPKSPIAGMPILDVGNAKTVVVIKRSLSPGFAGVPNPLFIADNCLMLFGDGKKATQEMITALKES; from the coding sequence ATGGAATTAGTCAGTATTCTTAACCTATCTTACCTTGTTGCTTCCATTCTTTTTATCGTTGGAATCAAACAGCTAGCACATCCTAAAACTGCATCTCGAGGAAATTTACTCGGTGCCTTAGGTATGCTCATTGCGGTTGTCGCAACTCTCTTCGACCAAGCCATCTTAACTTACGATTGGATCCTTGTTGGGGTTCTGATTGGATCACTCATAGGAATTATTTTAGCGATCAAAATCCAGATGACTGCAATGCCACAACTTGTTGCCGTTCTCAACGGATTTGGTGGAATCGCATCTGTGTTTGTTGCTGGCGCTGCGCTTCAACTTTCTATTCCTAAATATGCTTTTGCTGTGAACTACCAAGAAATCGTATCCATCGTATTCTCTGCAATTGTTGGTGGAATTACTTTCTCTGGAAGTTTTATCGCCTTCGGTAAGTTACAAGGTTTTATTACAGAAAAAGCAGTTCGTTATCCCGGTGACCAACTTGTTAAAATCTTAGTTGGTCTTACAGCAGTCGGTCTTGGTGTGTATGGATGTTTAGAGCCAACAGATGAATCCATTTATTGGATATTAAGTGGTGTGAGTTTACTACTTGGGGTGTTCCTTGTGATCCCGATTGGTGGGGCTGACATGCCGGTTGTGATCTCTCTTCTGAACTCTTATTCAGGGATTGCAGCATCAGCAACAGGATTTGTTCTTAACAATAACGTGCTGATCATTTCAGGATCACTTGTTGGAGCTTCTGGAATTATTCTAACGCAAATCATGTGTAAAGCGATGAATCGTAGTTTGACGAATGTGCTCTTCGGTGGCTTCGGGGCTGTCGCTACAGAAATGAAAGATGATGGCGATTTTTACTCAGGTAAAGTGAAATCTACAAGTGCTGAAGAAGTCGCAATGTTGTTAGATGTCGCACGAAGTGTAGTGATTGTCCCTGGATATGGTATGGCTGTAGCGCAAGCGCAACATACTGTCCGCGATTTATACCAACTTTTAACTGCACGTGGTATCGATGTTACATTTGCAATCCATCCAGTAGCAGGTCGTATGCCTGGTCACATGAACGTTTTACTTGCGGAAGCAGATATTCCTTATGATCGATTGAAAGAGATGGACGAGATCAATAGTACTTTCGAAAATGTTGATGTTGTGATAGTCAATGGGGCAAATGACGTAACAAACCCTCTTGCAAAAACAGATCCAAAATCACCAATTGCTGGTATGCCGATTTTGGATGTTGGAAATGCTAAGACAGTTGTTGTGATCAAACGTTCCTTAAGTCCTGGATTTGCAGGAGTGCCTAACCCACTCTTCATTGCTGACAACTGTTTGATGTTGTTTGGTGATGGTAAAAAAGCAACACAAGAGATGATCACAGCTTTAAAAGAATCTTAG
- a CDS encoding cytidylyltransferase domain-containing protein, with translation MSGILSTRDCFAFIQARLGSTRFPKKILKSIPEESNTSVLCHIHNRLSTIFPKEQIVFLVPEGDTELIAFLNKKHYQYFVGSESDVRDRFRKACLHFNSKHIFRLTGDNPFVDLESIRYLYEAITYISDPYYSLSMVGLPLGMGVECFSADSLLFDLEGKAPERHTEHVSLHIKEHPEIHKQYRLSAPHLNQFVDLNPSSLRITVDESKDFELVCSLWEKLGTRDPLFGAKEVIQLAKDQPEVFLVNASVEQVTFPLPKTNGESKPVRIVYAEPSLYGSGHWERCKSLSVFLEMNGYHPIVSDKPDLQSKHLPQILDIRENEFPLNHLFYIDNLHHLPNKSNSSFFLPNPVAALTPGDLISYFSSPLSELDWNQSTIPGQILIYAGNLGKEESEQIDSYVLQFLNTNASLGKTNINSAVRIGGTPPITKEVQYIQRVSYIEFLKHIQTSEVVLTYFGQTMMESLSYGKKVCLLGITPIHESLGKFAEKELGIPYLGSFSELNENNQFPKVFPHLKIKLVRDAHLKILKWLESIYES, from the coding sequence ATGAGTGGTATACTTTCAACGCGTGATTGTTTTGCCTTCATCCAGGCAAGACTAGGTTCCACAAGATTCCCTAAAAAAATTTTAAAGTCCATCCCAGAAGAATCCAATACTTCTGTCCTTTGTCATATCCATAATCGACTTTCTACCATCTTCCCCAAAGAACAGATTGTTTTTTTGGTTCCCGAAGGGGATACAGAACTCATTGCATTTCTAAATAAAAAACATTACCAATACTTTGTTGGATCGGAATCTGATGTTCGAGATAGATTTCGCAAAGCTTGTCTTCATTTTAATTCCAAACATATATTCCGCCTAACTGGAGATAATCCTTTTGTTGATTTAGAATCCATACGTTATTTGTATGAAGCAATTACGTATATTTCTGATCCTTATTATAGTCTATCTATGGTTGGATTGCCCTTGGGAATGGGAGTAGAATGTTTTTCTGCAGATTCTCTTTTGTTTGATTTAGAAGGCAAAGCACCGGAACGACATACAGAACATGTTTCCCTTCATATCAAAGAACATCCAGAAATCCATAAACAATATCGATTGTCTGCCCCACATCTCAATCAGTTCGTTGATTTAAATCCAAGTTCTCTTCGAATCACTGTTGATGAATCCAAAGATTTTGAACTTGTTTGTTCCTTGTGGGAAAAATTAGGAACGAGAGACCCACTGTTTGGTGCCAAAGAAGTGATCCAACTTGCAAAAGACCAACCGGAAGTTTTTTTGGTTAACGCTTCTGTGGAACAAGTAACGTTTCCTTTGCCAAAAACAAATGGCGAATCCAAACCAGTGCGGATTGTCTATGCAGAACCTTCTCTCTATGGAAGTGGACATTGGGAACGATGCAAATCTTTGTCTGTATTTTTGGAGATGAACGGATACCATCCCATAGTTTCAGACAAACCAGATCTCCAATCTAAACATCTACCACAGATATTAGATATCAGAGAAAATGAATTTCCCTTAAACCATTTGTTTTATATCGATAATCTCCATCATTTGCCAAACAAATCCAATTCTAGTTTTTTTCTCCCAAATCCAGTGGCAGCACTTACCCCGGGCGATCTTATATCATATTTTAGTTCCCCGCTTTCCGAATTGGATTGGAATCAATCCACCATCCCTGGGCAAATTCTAATCTATGCAGGCAATTTAGGAAAAGAAGAATCAGAACAAATTGATAGCTATGTATTACAATTTCTAAATACCAATGCTTCTCTTGGGAAAACTAACATAAATTCAGCGGTTCGCATTGGGGGAACACCTCCCATAACAAAGGAAGTGCAGTATATCCAAAGAGTTTCTTATATTGAATTTTTAAAACATATTCAAACATCTGAAGTTGTTCTTACTTACTTTGGTCAAACGATGATGGAATCTCTATCCTATGGTAAAAAAGTTTGTTTGTTAGGAATTACACCTATACATGAATCTTTGGGTAAATTTGCTGAAAAAGAATTAGGAATTCCCTACTTAGGATCTTTTTCTGAATTAAATGAAAACAATCAGTTTCCGAAAGTTTTTCCTCATTTAAAAATAAAATTAGTTCGCGATGCTCACTTAAAAATTTTGAAATGGTTAGAATCAATTTATGAAAGCTAA
- a CDS encoding DUF1554 domain-containing protein codes for MEFFLQPFRIFQKHSLTINLIVVSFICFTLSSCEPENNNNIEAVSALALMANNRSTGSTSDNSCASTAYCKIFVSTASYPALNTNLGISGLDSYCNKATDKPSGGGTYKALVTDETTRIACTTANCSGGPSEHADWVLKANKQYRQSDGTTVIGTTNANGLFTFPLTNPPRTNWTGTMNTATGLRPNWTSSPNHCTGWRAGGTFMAAQHNQTDYLAISNSGTMSCTDDARIICVEQ; via the coding sequence ATGGAGTTTTTTCTGCAACCTTTTAGAATCTTTCAAAAACATTCACTTACAATCAATTTAATCGTAGTTAGTTTCATATGTTTCACTCTTAGTTCTTGTGAACCAGAAAATAATAACAATATAGAAGCAGTCAGTGCTCTTGCACTAATGGCTAACAATCGTTCCACTGGATCAACCTCCGACAATTCTTGCGCAAGCACAGCATATTGCAAAATATTTGTCTCTACAGCTTCTTATCCCGCCTTAAATACAAATTTAGGAATCAGTGGATTAGATAGTTATTGCAATAAAGCCACAGACAAACCTTCTGGCGGTGGCACTTACAAAGCACTTGTCACAGATGAAACCACCCGAATTGCTTGTACAACTGCAAATTGCTCTGGCGGACCTTCCGAACATGCAGACTGGGTTTTAAAGGCAAATAAACAATATAGACAATCCGATGGAACTACCGTTATAGGAACTACGAATGCCAATGGACTCTTTACCTTTCCTTTGACAAATCCTCCACGAACTAATTGGACTGGCACAATGAATACGGCAACAGGGTTGCGTCCAAATTGGACAAGTAGTCCTAATCACTGTACGGGTTGGAGGGCAGGCGGTACCTTTATGGCGGCACAACATAATCAAACGGATTATCTTGCGATCAGTAATTCTGGAACCATGTCTTGCACGGACGATGCAAGAATCATCTGTGTCGAACAATAG
- a CDS encoding DUF1574 family protein, producing MKFKKFRILILFLIFFCLDKIILIPSVRSFLTEESIGNPYVESFKNISASYLEDTKYKDKKKVWAFGTSRSFIFYQYATADYNRHSDLINENQKKSLEDYKFFGFAAPGSNPLIYYTRFNQLMDKQYKPDAVFLEVSAFSFNKRNRFFHITLLEGMPLEFAIQYFNDLPSDFAKEYFFSRLFGLSRYKISTKAISTNLFGTKDKNAELLKNFMPSNQMSVDPFANAFDTKTNREELPYSPDGFNDFYLKPTNDTDTYLKTVMLVDVLKNEFYGNYSFNEDNLVFLEKIIERCKKNQIPVVLWIPKVHKNLTNFYAASTFYPSWKSKIQSLADKTSTRFVDLNEEGKIRCDYFQDAAHLSGRCMPEVNAVLLNLSK from the coding sequence ATGAAATTTAAAAAATTTAGAATACTGATATTATTTCTCATCTTTTTTTGTTTAGATAAAATAATTTTAATCCCTTCTGTTCGAAGTTTCCTAACAGAAGAAAGTATTGGAAATCCTTATGTTGAGTCTTTTAAAAACATTTCGGCTTCCTATCTTGAAGATACAAAATATAAGGACAAAAAAAAGGTCTGGGCTTTTGGAACTTCAAGATCCTTCATATTTTATCAGTATGCAACCGCGGATTATAACCGCCATTCAGATCTTATCAATGAAAATCAGAAAAAGAGTTTAGAAGATTATAAATTTTTTGGATTTGCTGCACCAGGTTCAAATCCGTTAATTTATTATACTCGTTTCAATCAGTTGATGGACAAACAATACAAACCAGATGCAGTTTTTTTAGAAGTATCTGCGTTTTCTTTCAATAAACGAAATCGTTTTTTTCATATTACTTTGTTAGAGGGTATGCCTCTTGAATTTGCGATCCAATATTTTAATGATTTACCATCTGACTTCGCAAAAGAATATTTTTTCTCTCGTTTATTTGGTTTGAGCCGATATAAAATTTCCACAAAGGCTATTTCGACAAATTTATTTGGTACCAAAGATAAAAATGCAGAATTGTTAAAGAATTTTATGCCTTCGAACCAAATGTCTGTTGATCCATTTGCTAATGCGTTTGATACAAAAACAAATAGAGAAGAATTACCATATTCACCTGATGGTTTTAATGATTTTTACTTAAAACCGACAAACGATACAGACACATATTTAAAAACGGTTATGTTAGTTGATGTTCTAAAAAATGAATTTTATGGAAACTATTCATTTAATGAAGATAATTTAGTCTTTTTGGAAAAAATAATCGAACGATGTAAAAAAAACCAAATTCCTGTGGTCTTATGGATTCCAAAAGTTCATAAAAATCTAACAAACTTTTATGCTGCATCTACATTTTATCCATCTTGGAAATCAAAAATCCAATCACTTGCTGATAAAACATCTACGAGATTTGTTGATTTAAATGAAGAAGGCAAAATTCGTTGTGATTATTTTCAAGATGCAGCACACCTATCTGGACGTTGTATGCCTGAAGTAAATGCTGTTTTATTGAATTTATCTAAATAA
- a CDS encoding DUF1554 domain-containing protein — MFIATPTAPINAGNSGFDTHCNNSTNIPSSTTVYKALVSDGTKRRVCSNANCSGETSEHIHWSH; from the coding sequence ATATTTATCGCAACTCCAACTGCTCCTATCAATGCAGGTAATTCCGGCTTTGATACGCACTGTAACAATTCGACAAATATACCATCAAGTACGACTGTCTACAAAGCATTAGTATCGGATGGAACCAAAAGAAGGGTATGTTCTAACGCGAATTGCTCTGGGGAAACTTCAGAACATATCCATTGGAGCCACTGA